One Oscillospiraceae bacterium genomic region harbors:
- a CDS encoding efflux RND transporter periplasmic adaptor subunit, with the protein MEDTVKTRHNPLAWFSKHKKLTALLLVVLIAAVLVLRAVLGGKKAAGSTYQFVRTSTLQKTSLTDSVSVNGTVKSGYEASVTVADSAKLYKVSEVKVAVGDTVKKGDVIATLDTSDLEKQIESAEESYGDTLKSAQTSYDRATADLETSTVQHENSLIDLQAKIDQADQNLQDAKDALTKAQENERKTQSTYDTAVSDYNTLKSAYDSASASISTYTAALNAAADAQNQAISAVNSAIAAYNADPSDANKDAMNAANDNLKSAQETYQSAQSSLTDAQNSCSAPSLGLYGFNNISDALKNADSTKNQAESALDSAKNAVDTANTQISTCEQQVKAAHDSYDQEKNYSNLLNKSQNVEDSATKLEQAQRTPDNLETLRSTLEDCTLTATMDGTITALNATVGSVCSGTVATIQNTDALVVDVTIPANSVPKLSTGMTCHITSDATGDAVIDGTLTQIDPVANDTGSFGAKVVVNGDADGLLIGISAKVEIVISEKDNVFIVPRDAVGTADDGSSYVLRKTGGEGVDMTFEQVTVTTGDTNDFYVEITGSDLQEGDVIRSSADLTQGIETSNDSTLPDGVQQMENGDLYVGDPSNMPEGTVVMGGGDAPAGGPDGGPGGGQ; encoded by the coding sequence ATGGAAGATACCGTAAAGACCCGGCACAATCCGCTGGCATGGTTCAGCAAGCATAAAAAGCTGACTGCCCTGCTGCTTGTGGTGCTGATCGCAGCTGTGCTGGTGCTGCGCGCTGTGCTGGGCGGCAAAAAGGCCGCCGGTTCCACCTACCAGTTCGTGCGCACCTCCACCCTGCAAAAGACAAGCCTGACCGACTCGGTGAGTGTGAACGGCACCGTCAAATCCGGCTACGAGGCCAGCGTCACCGTGGCAGATTCGGCCAAGCTGTACAAGGTCAGCGAGGTCAAGGTGGCCGTGGGCGATACCGTGAAAAAGGGTGACGTCATTGCCACGCTGGACACCTCCGACCTGGAAAAGCAGATCGAAAGTGCCGAGGAAAGCTACGGCGACACACTGAAATCGGCCCAGACCAGTTATGACCGTGCTACCGCCGACCTGGAAACTTCCACCGTGCAGCACGAGAATAGCCTCATCGACCTGCAGGCCAAGATCGACCAGGCTGACCAGAATTTGCAGGATGCCAAGGATGCCCTGACCAAGGCGCAGGAGAACGAGCGCAAGACCCAGAGCACCTACGATACTGCGGTATCTGACTATAACACGCTGAAATCCGCCTATGACAGCGCTTCGGCCAGCATCAGCACCTACACCGCCGCGCTGAACGCCGCTGCCGATGCCCAGAATCAGGCTATCTCCGCCGTAAACAGCGCCATTGCGGCTTACAACGCTGACCCCAGCGACGCCAACAAGGACGCAATGAACGCCGCCAACGACAACTTGAAGTCCGCGCAGGAAACCTACCAAAGCGCACAATCTTCCCTGACGGATGCCCAGAACAGCTGCTCTGCTCCCTCTTTGGGCCTGTACGGTTTCAACAATATTTCGGACGCCCTGAAAAACGCCGACAGCACCAAGAATCAGGCGGAATCCGCCCTGGACTCCGCTAAGAACGCTGTCGACACTGCCAATACCCAGATCAGTACCTGTGAGCAGCAGGTCAAGGCAGCCCACGACAGCTACGACCAGGAGAAGAACTACTCCAACCTGCTGAACAAATCCCAGAATGTGGAGGACAGCGCTACCAAGCTGGAGCAGGCCCAGCGTACCCCGGACAATCTGGAAACACTGCGCAGCACCCTGGAGGACTGCACCCTGACTGCCACGATGGACGGCACCATCACGGCGCTGAATGCTACCGTTGGTTCGGTCTGCAGCGGCACCGTGGCTACCATCCAGAATACCGATGCACTGGTGGTGGACGTGACCATTCCCGCCAACAGCGTGCCTAAACTTTCTACCGGCATGACCTGCCACATCACCAGCGATGCCACCGGCGACGCTGTGATCGACGGCACCCTGACCCAGATCGACCCTGTTGCCAACGACACGGGCAGCTTCGGCGCCAAGGTCGTGGTCAATGGCGATGCGGACGGCCTGCTGATCGGCATTTCCGCCAAGGTGGAGATCGTTATCAGCGAGAAAGACAACGTCTTTATCGTGCCCCGCGACGCTGTGGGCACCGCCGACGACGGCAGCAGCTACGTGCTGCGCAAGACCGGCGGCGAAGGCGTGGATATGACCTTTGAGCAGGTGACCGTGACCACCGGCGACACCAACGATTTCTATGTGGAGATCACCGGCAGCGACCTGCAGGAGGGCGATGTGATCCGCTCCAGCGCCGACCTGACCCAGGGTATTGAGACCAGCAACGACTCCACCCTGCCCGACGGCGTGCAGCAGATGGAAAACGGCGACCTGTATGTAGGCGACCCCAGCAACATGCCCGAGGGCACTGTTGTGATGGGCGGCGGCGATGCCCCGGCAGGCGGCCCTGACGGCGGGCCGGGAGG